Proteins from a genomic interval of Yoonia sp. GPGPB17:
- a CDS encoding DUF2062 domain-containing protein → MVFKRRDRRAIWQVVLDFFYPRGGWTRAFEYVKHRVRRLPDTPQKISRGIWAGVFICFTPLFGLHFVFAAIVARLMRGNILAALMATFFGNPLTFPAIGYLSISLGSWMLGLPPGRNDHLGQKFADASYDLWNNIVAIFTPDRINWRGLQVFYDDVFFPYLVGGIIPGLIIATIAYYLSVPVIGAYQKRRKKALLAKLDQLKKKTSPSDEVNRSS, encoded by the coding sequence TTGGTCTTCAAACGCAGGGATAGACGCGCGATCTGGCAGGTCGTGTTGGATTTCTTCTATCCCCGCGGTGGCTGGACCCGTGCCTTTGAGTACGTCAAACACCGTGTGCGGCGGCTGCCAGATACACCGCAAAAGATCAGCCGCGGCATCTGGGCGGGCGTGTTCATCTGTTTCACACCGCTTTTTGGTCTGCACTTTGTGTTTGCGGCCATCGTCGCACGCCTCATGCGGGGTAATATCCTTGCGGCTCTGATGGCAACATTTTTTGGCAATCCGCTGACTTTCCCTGCGATTGGCTACCTGTCGATCAGTTTGGGGTCATGGATGCTGGGCCTTCCGCCCGGGCGCAATGATCACCTTGGTCAGAAATTCGCCGATGCCAGTTATGATCTGTGGAACAACATCGTTGCGATCTTTACGCCGGACCGGATCAATTGGCGTGGTTTGCAGGTGTTTTATGACGATGTTTTCTTTCCCTACCTTGTCGGCGGGATCATTCCGGGCCTGATCATTGCGACCATTGCTTATTATTTGTCAGTGCCCGTCATCGGTGCTTATCAAAAGCGCCGTAAAAAAGCATTGCTGGCAAAGCTTGACCAGTTGAAGAAAAAGACATCACCTAGCGATGAGGTTAATCGCTCGAGCTAA
- a CDS encoding Dabb family protein has product MIKHIVLLDLDPDYNPAELTAIMEGLDDLRHRLDGFQVLEHGPNKDFEGMSTDCTYAFICHFADEDTSRRYILNPEHNELGQRLVRICRGGVNGISVIDMAVTS; this is encoded by the coding sequence ATGATCAAGCATATCGTTTTGCTTGATCTTGATCCTGATTACAATCCGGCGGAATTGACCGCGATCATGGAAGGCCTTGATGACCTGCGTCATAGGCTTGATGGTTTTCAGGTGCTCGAACACGGTCCCAACAAAGACTTTGAAGGCATGTCAACGGACTGCACATACGCCTTTATCTGTCACTTTGCTGATGAAGACACGTCACGGAGGTATATCCTCAATCCAGAACACAATGAGCTTGGTCAGCGTTTGGTGAGAATCTGTCGCGGTGGCGTCAACGGTATTTCCGTGATCGATATGGCTGTCACCTCATGA
- the acpS gene encoding holo-ACP synthase — translation MILGVGTDLANIERIAGTLDRFGDRFRNRVFTDIEQRKAERRKDVAGTYAKRWAAKEACSKALGTGLRMGISWKDMAVSNLRTGQPVMAVTGWAKERLDQMTPPGHEAIIHVTLTDDHPWAQAFVVIEARPIA, via the coding sequence ATGATCCTTGGTGTCGGCACAGATCTGGCAAATATCGAACGGATAGCCGGAACGCTTGATCGGTTCGGCGATCGTTTTCGCAATCGTGTCTTTACCGATATCGAACAGCGCAAAGCCGAGCGGCGCAAAGACGTCGCCGGGACCTACGCCAAACGCTGGGCCGCCAAAGAGGCGTGCTCTAAAGCGCTGGGCACCGGCCTGCGGATGGGCATTTCGTGGAAGGACATGGCCGTGTCCAATCTGCGCACGGGCCAACCAGTGATGGCGGTTACTGGATGGGCCAAAGAACGGCTGGATCAAATGACCCCACCGGGGCATGAGGCCATTATTCACGTGACTTTGACCGATGATCACCCTTGGGCACAGGCCTTTGTGGTCATCGAAGCGCGGCCCATCGCTTGA
- the lepB gene encoding signal peptidase I codes for MAEKAENTGFVAWLVETVKTVFWALVIAGIFRTVFFQPFWIPSGSMKDTLLIGDFLFVNKMAYGYSYASCPSIRIQRLGIDIGADDFCGFIEDREDRIFGADPERGDIVVFRHPVDGRDFIKRLIGVPGDRIQMIDGVLQINDEPVQVEAAGTFNEIMEPQGPLGLRPQCANGAVGFGAVCEKQRFIEILPNGVSHAILDIAPRPTDNTGVFTVPEGQFFFMGDNRDNSTDSRVAQAARGVGFVERKDIVGRADRVMFSSAGRSMFAFWTWRSDRFFKALD; via the coding sequence ATGGCCGAAAAAGCTGAGAACACAGGATTTGTTGCCTGGCTCGTCGAAACCGTGAAAACGGTGTTCTGGGCGCTGGTCATTGCAGGGATTTTCCGCACGGTCTTCTTTCAGCCATTCTGGATTCCGTCCGGATCAATGAAGGACACGCTTCTGATCGGTGATTTCTTGTTCGTCAACAAAATGGCTTACGGGTATTCCTACGCATCTTGCCCATCGATCCGCATCCAGCGGCTTGGTATTGATATTGGCGCCGATGATTTTTGTGGCTTCATTGAAGACCGCGAAGATCGTATTTTTGGGGCCGACCCGGAGCGCGGCGATATCGTTGTGTTCCGCCATCCCGTCGACGGGCGCGATTTTATCAAACGTCTGATCGGCGTCCCTGGTGACCGCATTCAGATGATTGACGGTGTGCTGCAGATCAACGACGAACCCGTGCAGGTCGAGGCTGCTGGAACCTTCAATGAAATCATGGAACCGCAAGGCCCGCTTGGTTTGCGCCCGCAGTGCGCCAATGGTGCTGTTGGATTTGGGGCGGTGTGCGAGAAACAGCGGTTCATTGAAATACTGCCAAATGGGGTCAGCCACGCAATCCTTGATATCGCGCCGCGGCCCACGGACAACACCGGTGTCTTCACCGTACCTGAAGGTCAGTTTTTCTTCATGGGTGACAACCGTGACAACTCTACCGATAGTCGTGTTGCGCAAGCGGCCCGTGGCGTGGGTTTTGTCGAACGCAAGGATATCGTTGGCAGGGCGGACCGCGTGATGTTCTCATCTGCAGGCAGGTCCATGTTCGCCTTCTGGACATGGCGGTCTGATCGTTTCTTCAAGGCGCTCGATTGA
- the rnc gene encoding ribonuclease III: MKLSAELNAFSQRLGHSFAKPEVLIRAVTHSSIVSPHRDDNQRLEFLGDRVLGLVMAEALLAADPSAPEGLLAPRYNALVRREACADVARQIDLGAVLKLGRSEMKSGGRRKEALLADAMEAVIAAVYQDGGFDAARAAILRLWGDRIHNVAADARDAKTALQEWAQARGEVPPQYVEVARTGPDHQPVFTIEVRLASGLSEKATAGSKRHAEQAAAAALLEKVDT, from the coding sequence TTGAAGCTCTCAGCAGAACTCAACGCCTTTTCCCAAAGGCTGGGGCATAGTTTTGCTAAGCCCGAGGTCTTGATCCGCGCGGTCACGCATTCTTCGATTGTCAGCCCGCACCGTGACGACAATCAGCGGCTCGAATTTTTGGGTGATCGCGTTTTGGGGCTGGTGATGGCGGAAGCCTTGCTCGCGGCCGATCCGTCCGCTCCTGAAGGTCTACTTGCTCCTCGCTACAACGCTCTTGTGCGCCGTGAGGCTTGCGCGGATGTCGCCCGTCAAATTGATTTGGGGGCTGTTCTCAAGCTTGGCCGCTCTGAGATGAAGTCGGGCGGTCGTCGCAAAGAGGCTTTGCTGGCGGATGCGATGGAGGCTGTGATTGCGGCGGTCTATCAAGACGGTGGTTTTGATGCCGCCCGCGCGGCGATCCTGCGCTTGTGGGGCGACCGTATTCACAATGTTGCCGCTGATGCACGTGACGCCAAGACAGCGCTGCAGGAATGGGCACAGGCGCGGGGCGAAGTTCCGCCACAATACGTAGAGGTGGCGCGCACTGGACCTGATCACCAGCCAGTGTTTACGATTGAGGTGCGTTTGGCCTCGGGCCTGTCCGAGAAAGCCACGGCGGGTTCCAAACGGCATGCTGAACAGGCTGCGGCTGCGGCCCTCTTAGAGAAAGTCGACACATGA
- a CDS encoding DUF1491 family protein yields MRLTADIWVAAYLTRLRLIDVPAFIVQRGDSTAGAVLIKLNTLDGKACCYQRSFDLMTGDRKWVVLVEGDEAEVDVSVAKQRSFDPDLWVIEVEDRLGRHLLDEPGLD; encoded by the coding sequence TTGAGGCTAACGGCGGACATCTGGGTTGCGGCCTATCTGACCCGTCTGCGCCTGATCGACGTGCCTGCCTTCATCGTACAGCGTGGCGACAGTACGGCAGGGGCCGTACTCATCAAACTGAACACGCTGGATGGCAAGGCCTGTTGCTATCAGCGCAGCTTTGATCTGATGACCGGTGACCGCAAATGGGTGGTTCTGGTTGAGGGCGACGAGGCAGAGGTCGACGTATCCGTGGCCAAACAACGCAGCTTTGATCCCGATCTTTGGGTTATAGAGGTTGAGGACAGACTTGGCCGTCATTTGCTGGATGAACCCGGGCTTGATTGA
- the recO gene encoding DNA repair protein RecO has protein sequence MIAWQDEAALLSSRPFGETSVIVEVFSAEHGRHAGVVRGGTSRKLAPVLQPGAQVAVTWKARLDSHLGSFTVEPIRSRAAAAMGDRLALAGLNAVCSLLAMVLPEREAHAPLYERTVALLDLLGQSDVWPLAYLRWEQALLEEMGFGLDLSACAVRGVNEDLIYVSPKSGRAVSRAAAGEWADRMLPLPQVLAGQGDASHAEIAKALGTTGYFIEHRLIKGLGDHPMPAARARLIDAIVRAESA, from the coding sequence ATGATCGCATGGCAGGATGAAGCCGCGTTGCTTTCTTCGCGTCCGTTTGGCGAAACCTCGGTGATTGTTGAGGTGTTTAGTGCTGAACATGGGCGCCATGCAGGTGTTGTGCGTGGCGGGACCAGTCGCAAACTTGCCCCGGTGCTGCAACCCGGCGCACAAGTAGCGGTCACTTGGAAGGCGCGGCTGGATAGCCATCTTGGCAGCTTTACAGTTGAACCGATCCGCAGCCGTGCCGCCGCCGCGATGGGGGACAGGCTCGCTTTGGCGGGGCTGAATGCGGTTTGCAGTCTACTGGCAATGGTGCTGCCAGAGCGTGAGGCCCACGCGCCGCTCTATGAGCGGACAGTAGCTTTGCTTGATCTTTTGGGGCAGTCGGATGTCTGGCCCCTGGCATATTTGCGATGGGAGCAGGCGTTGTTAGAGGAAATGGGGTTTGGGTTGGACCTATCCGCCTGCGCTGTACGCGGGGTCAATGAGGATCTGATCTATGTCTCACCCAAGTCCGGGCGCGCCGTCAGCCGCGCGGCAGCTGGCGAATGGGCAGACCGCATGTTGCCATTGCCGCAGGTGCTCGCGGGCCAAGGTGATGCGTCGCATGCAGAAATAGCAAAGGCGTTGGGAACCACTGGCTATTTTATTGAACATCGCCTGATCAAAGGGCTGGGTGACCATCCCATGCCAGCGGCCCGGGCCCGTTTGATAGATGCGATTGTCCGCGCAGAGAGCGCTTAA